Proteins found in one Pirellulales bacterium genomic segment:
- a CDS encoding LysM peptidoglycan-binding domain-containing protein → MDTPRPAYRLSSNARVAAAAVIVFVGILAALLFRSEVTPPPSDANDLAAPVIERASDLVAASLVTSTIEAEPRDSRPRLTGTIEPSSDASAAPSTESSTDHDPDSADPGMAASWRITDLGSAPLPGGAGLVPRNPDNTVYGSHREDESRRTHKVVDGDTLIYLAERYLGDGSRYLEIYEANRDVLRDPDLLVLGAMLRIPAENAPPPSADEHFANVAKRGGLVPVSNGDAAPVVAAPVSSPLALPAAAPVAAPMTEITRPGQAPPPAASLGAPDPSPATTSVSIDSASFTRPQTYRVQAGDTLVDIARRVYGDARRYLDIYNANRDRLQRPQDLREGLILTIP, encoded by the coding sequence ATGGACACTCCCCGTCCGGCGTACCGCTTGTCCTCCAACGCGCGAGTCGCCGCCGCGGCCGTGATCGTGTTCGTGGGCATTCTGGCGGCGTTGTTATTCCGCAGCGAGGTCACGCCCCCCCCCAGCGACGCCAACGATCTGGCGGCGCCGGTCATCGAGCGTGCCAGCGATCTGGTCGCGGCGTCCCTGGTCACGAGCACCATCGAAGCCGAGCCTCGCGACAGCCGCCCTCGTCTCACGGGCACGATCGAACCTTCGTCCGACGCGAGCGCCGCGCCGTCGACGGAGAGTTCCACCGACCATGATCCCGACAGTGCCGATCCCGGAATGGCCGCCTCGTGGCGTATCACCGATCTTGGGTCGGCGCCGCTCCCCGGTGGCGCAGGGCTGGTGCCGCGCAATCCCGACAACACGGTGTATGGCTCGCATCGCGAAGACGAATCGCGCCGCACACACAAGGTGGTCGACGGTGACACGCTCATCTACCTGGCCGAGCGTTATCTGGGTGACGGCAGCCGCTATCTGGAGATCTACGAGGCGAATCGCGACGTGCTGCGCGATCCCGACCTCCTCGTGCTCGGCGCCATGCTGCGCATTCCAGCCGAGAATGCCCCCCCGCCGAGCGCGGACGAACATTTTGCCAACGTGGCGAAGCGCGGCGGGCTCGTGCCGGTTTCGAACGGCGATGCCGCGCCCGTCGTCGCGGCTCCGGTCTCTTCGCCCCTCGCACTGCCGGCGGCGGCTCCTGTCGCAGCGCCGATGACCGAAATCACGCGCCCCGGCCAGGCGCCTCCCCCGGCCGCTTCGCTCGGCGCGCCCGATCCCAGCCCGGCGACGACCAGCGTGTCGATCGATTCGGCAAGCTTTACGCGCCCGCAAACCTATCGCGTGCAGGCCGGCGACACGCTGGTCGATATCGCGCGGCGCGTCTATGGAGACGCCCGCCGTTACCTCGACATCTACAATGCGAATCGCGATCGCCTACAGCGCCCGCAGGATCTGCGTGAAGGATTAATCCTCACGATCCCGTAG
- the secD gene encoding protein translocase subunit SecD, protein MSGYLIILITLATAILPFVVGTYLARYLKMPDYGWKIGVLLLCVVASLVVIWSKGGRPKLGVDLSGGVIMVYEVLPSQDPQAGPVDMDKLIGAVARRVNPGGVKEVSVRRFGEKAVEIIIPEADSEELDRIERKISRAGTLEFRILANSTDHDDLIRLAEESTARQVRRGDSVVALWVPLDEGQDQQSILGDTNLATRRSPDGKSEVLVVIDKQNVNGGYLRSAIADNDAQTGRPSVGFLFDARGADLFYRLTSENSPDAVSGFKRRLAIILDGTIYSAPTIDSPIAERGQISGSFTPEEQEDLVAVLQAGSLPATLTEEPISSQVIGPTLGQDTIDRGAKAMLLSLIVVPIVVLIYYRFAGFVANLALFLAMLLIVATMMVFNVALTLPGLAGLVLTIGMAIDANVLIYERMREELERGSALRMAIRNGFDRATVTITDSNVTTIITGIVLYAVGTEQVKGFAATLILGIIWSMFTAVFGCRVVFDIAERRRWITNLKMMQIIGETHIDFLGKRRGAVGISLAMIAIGMVAVFFRGSDILNIDFTGGSKVEVLFNEPQKVAEIRSLVSEEMPDVTVNDVQITGEPAGVRFQVVTSLPIKEEVQNKLQEMFGDKLAQNGLKYELATITSEMLGPAAPALTPGTTSPAETSTPPAEAPAGGTTIEAPAGEVPTGPPSESAPADESATPASNEGAARASLDGELLAFAFQESDAEAPAETAPATPATEQSPAESTPPVEENPAATAPTTEPAPATTTVPAAATEAPAVASFVGGTQARLEFQQPLDRETVEDMLHREIDSRGAEHSGTRFAVENLDPNSARSKLWQVRFDQPQDKARVLLNEIQQRLNSTPVFPSAEQIGGAVAGNTRVQALYAMVASLLATLVYIWVRFQKVSFGAAAIVATVHDVLITLGILAISKYVANSLGFLLIDPFKIDLSIVAAFLTLVGYSLNDTIVIFDRIREVRGKSPVITIDMLNQSVNQTLSRTLLTGSTTLMVILILYIGGGEGIHGFAFTLLIGILTGTFSSIYVAAPVLYWLLGRQADAKPALATKKARAAV, encoded by the coding sequence ATGTCCGGATATCTCATCATCCTGATCACCCTCGCGACCGCCATCCTCCCCTTCGTGGTTGGCACCTACCTCGCCCGCTATCTCAAGATGCCCGATTACGGCTGGAAGATCGGCGTGCTGCTGCTGTGCGTGGTGGCCAGCCTGGTCGTCATCTGGAGCAAGGGGGGGCGACCGAAGCTAGGCGTCGATCTCAGCGGCGGCGTAATCATGGTCTACGAGGTGCTCCCCTCGCAGGACCCACAGGCCGGGCCCGTCGACATGGACAAGCTGATCGGGGCCGTCGCCCGCCGTGTGAATCCGGGCGGCGTCAAGGAAGTGTCGGTGCGCCGCTTTGGCGAGAAGGCCGTCGAGATCATCATTCCCGAAGCCGACTCGGAAGAGTTGGACCGTATCGAGCGGAAAATCAGCCGCGCCGGCACGCTCGAATTCCGCATCCTGGCCAACTCGACCGATCACGACGACCTGATCCGTCTGGCCGAGGAATCGACGGCCCGACAAGTACGTCGCGGCGATTCGGTGGTGGCGCTATGGGTGCCGCTGGACGAGGGCCAGGATCAGCAATCGATCCTGGGCGATACGAATCTCGCCACGCGGCGTAGCCCCGACGGCAAATCAGAAGTGCTCGTCGTCATCGACAAGCAGAACGTGAACGGCGGCTACCTGCGCAGCGCGATCGCGGACAACGATGCCCAGACGGGACGCCCCTCCGTCGGCTTCCTCTTCGACGCGCGCGGGGCCGACCTGTTCTATCGCCTGACGAGCGAAAATTCGCCCGACGCCGTCTCCGGCTTCAAACGCCGCCTGGCGATCATCCTCGACGGCACGATCTATTCTGCTCCGACCATCGACAGCCCGATTGCCGAACGCGGTCAGATCTCGGGCAGCTTCACCCCCGAGGAACAAGAAGATCTCGTCGCGGTACTGCAGGCAGGCAGCTTGCCGGCCACGCTGACCGAGGAGCCCATCAGCAGCCAGGTCATTGGTCCGACCCTGGGACAAGACACGATCGACCGCGGCGCCAAGGCGATGCTGCTCTCGCTGATCGTCGTGCCGATCGTGGTGCTGATCTATTATCGCTTTGCCGGCTTCGTCGCCAATCTGGCCTTGTTCCTCGCCATGCTCTTGATCGTGGCGACAATGATGGTGTTCAACGTCGCCCTGACCTTGCCGGGCCTGGCCGGTCTGGTGCTGACGATCGGTATGGCCATCGACGCCAACGTGCTCATCTACGAGCGCATGCGCGAGGAGTTGGAACGGGGCTCCGCTTTACGCATGGCCATCCGCAATGGCTTCGATCGCGCCACGGTGACGATCACCGACTCGAACGTCACCACGATCATCACCGGCATCGTGCTCTACGCCGTCGGTACCGAGCAGGTGAAAGGCTTCGCCGCCACCCTGATCCTGGGCATCATCTGGAGCATGTTCACGGCGGTGTTTGGTTGCCGCGTCGTCTTCGATATCGCCGAGCGTCGTCGCTGGATTACGAACCTCAAGATGATGCAGATCATCGGCGAGACCCACATCGACTTCCTCGGCAAGCGCCGCGGGGCGGTCGGCATCTCGCTGGCGATGATCGCCATCGGCATGGTGGCCGTCTTCTTTCGCGGTAGCGACATCTTGAACATCGACTTCACCGGTGGCAGCAAGGTCGAGGTCCTCTTCAACGAGCCGCAAAAGGTGGCCGAGATTCGCTCGCTGGTGAGCGAAGAGATGCCCGACGTTACGGTCAACGACGTCCAGATCACGGGCGAACCGGCGGGCGTGCGTTTCCAGGTGGTCACGTCGCTCCCCATCAAGGAAGAGGTCCAGAACAAACTGCAAGAAATGTTCGGCGACAAGCTGGCCCAGAACGGCTTGAAGTACGAACTCGCCACGATCACGTCCGAGATGCTTGGCCCGGCGGCGCCGGCTTTGACGCCCGGTACGACCTCCCCGGCCGAGACATCCACACCCCCGGCCGAAGCTCCCGCGGGCGGTACGACGATCGAAGCGCCGGCCGGCGAGGTACCGACCGGACCGCCGTCCGAATCGGCTCCCGCTGACGAATCGGCCACTCCCGCTTCGAACGAAGGCGCCGCACGGGCCTCCCTCGACGGCGAACTGCTCGCCTTCGCCTTCCAGGAAAGCGATGCGGAAGCTCCCGCCGAAACAGCACCGGCGACTCCTGCTACGGAACAGTCGCCGGCAGAATCGACTCCGCCAGTTGAAGAGAACCCTGCCGCGACGGCGCCAACCACCGAACCGGCGCCCGCCACGACCACGGTCCCGGCCGCCGCGACCGAGGCACCTGCGGTCGCGAGTTTCGTGGGCGGAACCCAAGCACGGCTCGAGTTCCAGCAACCTCTCGACCGCGAAACGGTCGAGGATATGCTGCATCGCGAGATCGATAGCCGCGGCGCCGAACATTCCGGTACCCGTTTCGCCGTCGAGAATCTCGATCCCAATTCGGCGCGCTCGAAGCTTTGGCAGGTCCGTTTCGATCAGCCGCAAGACAAGGCGCGCGTGTTGCTCAACGAGATCCAGCAGCGTCTCAACTCCACGCCCGTGTTTCCCTCGGCCGAGCAGATCGGCGGCGCCGTGGCGGGCAATACTCGCGTGCAGGCCCTGTACGCCATGGTGGCCAGTCTCCTGGCGACTTTGGTTTATATCTGGGTGCGTTTCCAGAAGGTGAGCTTCGGCGCCGCGGCCATTGTCGCCACGGTACACGACGTGCTCATCACACTGGGCATCCTGGCCATCAGCAAGTACGTGGCCAACTCGCTCGGCTTCCTGTTGATCGACCCGTTCAAGATCGATCTCTCGATCGTGGCGGCGTTTCTCACCCTGGTGGGTTATTCGCTCAACGATACGATCGTGATTTTCGATCGTATTCGCGAAGTGCGGGGCAAGAGTCCCGTCATTACGATCGACATGCTCAATCAGAGCGTGAATCAAACCCTGAGTCGTACGTTGCTCACCGGCAGCACGACGTTGATGGTGATCTTGATTCTCTACATCGGCGGCGGCGAAGGCATCCACGGCTTCGCGTTTACGCTACTGATCGGCATTCTCACTGGTACGTTCAGTTCGATCTACGTCGCCGCTCCGGTGCTGTACTGGCTGCTGGGCCGTCAGGCCGATGCCAAGCCCGCTCTCGCCACGAAGAAAGCTCGAGCGGCCGTCTGA
- the yajC gene encoding preprotein translocase subunit YajC has translation MNLLFWTDALLVAQAAGGGAAPQNPQGSLLSLALPFLMIGLVFYFLMVRPQKREQQTRSQMLAALKKNDRVVTVGGIYGVVASVQADSDEVTLKIDENTNTKLRVTLSSIARILGDEPDADKSSKAN, from the coding sequence GTGAATCTGTTGTTTTGGACCGATGCCCTCCTCGTTGCACAAGCCGCTGGTGGTGGCGCCGCGCCGCAGAATCCCCAGGGCAGCTTGCTTAGCCTGGCGCTTCCCTTTCTGATGATCGGGCTCGTCTTCTACTTCCTCATGGTGCGACCGCAGAAGCGCGAGCAGCAGACCCGCTCGCAGATGCTCGCCGCTTTGAAGAAGAACGATCGCGTCGTCACCGTCGGTGGCATCTATGGCGTGGTTGCCAGCGTGCAGGCCGATTCCGACGAAGTCACCCTCAAGATCGACGAAAACACGAACACGAAGCTGCGGGTCACCCTCAGTTCGATCGCGCGCATTCTGGGCGATGAACCCGACGCTGACAAATCCTCGAAAGCGAACTAA